Proteins encoded by one window of Chaetodon trifascialis isolate fChaTrf1 chromosome 15, fChaTrf1.hap1, whole genome shotgun sequence:
- the LOC139343230 gene encoding G-protein coupled receptor 183-like, which yields MERNVSPPFNSTSLPTQLPLNTTINATIKPFSVFDGCEQQVEGILFDLTLQCINVVVGIPANLLVIAILIYNRKEPSTSDIFLGCLAFMDIYFGVMAPISLLNLYHWQSKEVWSSIKFSYGVKDTSGPLFLSCICLDRFVAVLFPVKFGQLKHIKYRLSLSVLVFCLTFAYSAAKTVGGLPNFEKVFTGEILATFAWMVLCNVCILWALKKSHRAGKDEMHPTKKKAFKTVLCILGIIIYCYLPPVALFPFEDHYSPAVFRCYVQPVGFAFLNISSTIQPLVYLVRLDKVPFLSDTCMKKCCTCVSAESSKAQPAQNPPAQV from the coding sequence ATGGAGAGAAATGTATCTCCACCATTCAACTCCACCTCTCTCCCGACTCAACTCCCTCTCAATACCACCATCAATGCCACAATAAAACccttcagtgtgtttgatggGTGCGAGCAACAGGTGGAGGGAATTCTCTTTGACCTCACCCTGCAGTGCATCAATGTAGTCGTGGGAATCCCTGCCAATTTACTTGTCATTGCAATCCTCATCTACAATCGCAAAGAGCCGTCCACTTCAGACATATTCCTGGGTTGTCTGGCGTTCATGGACATCTATTTTGGTGTAATGGCCCCTATCAGCTTACTAAACCTTTATCACTGGCAGAGCAAGGAGGTGTGGTCCTCGATCAAGTTCTCCTACGGTGTGAAAGACACCAGCGGCCCACTGTTTCTCTCCTGTATCTGCTTAGATCGCTTTGTGGCTGTGCTCTTCCCAGTTAAGTTTGGGCAGCTTAAACACATCAAGTACAGGTTAAGCCTTTCAGTGCTGGTATTCTGCCTCACCTTTGCCTACTCAGCAGCCAAGACTGTAGGAGGCCTCCCCAACTTTGAGAAGGTGTTCACAGGTGAGATCCTGGCGACATTCGCGTGGATGGTTCTGTGTAATGTGTGCATCCTGTGGGCCCTGAAAAAGTCCCATCGTGCAGGGAAAGATGAGATGCACCCTACAAAGAAGAAGGCCTTCAAGACAGTGCTCTGTATCCTTGGTATCATTATATATTGCTATTTGCCACCTGTTGCGCTGTTTCCTTTTGAGGACCACTACTCCCCTGCTGTGTTTCGCTGCTACGTGCAGCCAGTGGGATTTGCTTTCctcaacatcagcagcaccatcCAGCCACTTGTCTATCTTGTTCGTCTGGACAAGGTGCCTTTCCTCTCAGACACCTGCATGAAGAAATGCTGcacctgtgtctctgcagagagcagcaaagCCCAACCTGCACAAAACCCACCTGCTCAGGTTTAA
- the LOC139343822 gene encoding nuclear factor 7, brain, producing the protein MIMSLPEEDLTCPICCDIFTDPVLLSCSHSFCRSCLKRCWDRGIRDCPVCRKKTSKSSAPSNLALKNVCEAVLQVRSSQLEEDKMNCTLHGEKLKLFCLVDKQPICVVCQSSKLHKAHDCSPIEEAVLDSKDELSVSLKSLQEKLESLKRIQTTSVDMFKYIKNQALETQRLIKSQFEQLYQVLYREESERIAAVKKEEEEKIAGMKDKMKELSAEMLSLTETISAIQEQLKEDDMVLLKNFKSTQERGESIALGSDNMSGLLIDVTKHLCNLKYRVWEKMLDHIDYTPVTLDPNTAHPCLILSDDLTSLHYSKQLGCCPDNPERFHISAEVVGMTALGSGSHHWVVETGSNQDWLLGVASLSVPRNAEIAARPENGFWTLCFRDGKFRAMTSPPTLLTVPRMPNQVKVQLDYNKGTVSFLDPVDETLIYAFTHTFTEALIPYFYTQCVHPLRIMPQKVLVTMLRQ; encoded by the exons ATGATCATGTCACTCCCAGAGGAGGATCTTACATGCCCAATATGCTGTGACATCTTTACGGACCCTGTTTTGCTGTCATGTAGCCACAGCTTCTGCAGGAGCTGTCTGAAGCGCTGCTGGGACAGAGGGATACGTGATTGTCCAGTATGCCGGAAAAAAACCTCCAAGTCCAGTGCTCCCTCCAATTTGGCtctgaaaaatgtctgtgaagcCGTTTTGCAGGTCAGGAGTTCACAGCTGGAGGAAGACAAGATGAACTGTACTCTGCATGGGGAGAAGTTAAAACTGTTCTGTCTGGTTGATAAGCAGCCCATCTGTGTGGTGTGTCAATCTTCCAAACTGCACAAGGCTCATGACTGCTCACCAATAGAAGAGGCCGTGCTGGACTCCAAG GATGAACTCTCTGTGTCCCTGAAGAGCTTGCAAGAAAAACTGGAAAGTCTCAAAAGAATTCAAACAACCTCTGTGGACATGTTCAAGTATATCAAG AATCAGGCGCTGGAAACACAGAGACTGATCAAGAGCCAGTTTGAGCAGCTCTATCAAGTCCTCTACCGAGAAGAGTCAGAAAGAATAGCAGCTgtgaaaaaggaagaagaagagaagattgCAGGGATGAAGGATAAGATGAAAGAACTTTCAGCTGAAATGCTGTCCCTCACTGAGACCATCTCAGCCATacaggagcagctgaaagaagaTGATATGGTCTTGCTGAAG AATTTCAAATCCACTCAGGAAAG AGGAGAAAGCATTGCACTTGGTTCAGACAACATGTCTGGGTTACTGATTGATGTGACCAAGCATCTTTGCAACCTCAAGTACAGAGTCTGGGAGAAAATGCTGGACCATATTGACTATA cTCCTGTGACTTTGGACCCAAACACAGCACATCCCTGCCTCATCCTGTCCGACGacctcacttccctccactatTCAAAGCAGCTCGGCTGTTGCCCTGACAACCCGGAGCGCTTCCACATCAGCGCTGAGGTGGTAGGCATGACCGCGCTGGGTTCAGGAAGTCACCACTGGGTcgtggaaacaggaagtaatcAGGACTGGCTCTTGGGCGTGGCCTCTTTGTCTGTACCTAGGAATGCTGAGATCGCCGCTCGGCCTGAGAACGGCTTCTGGACCTTGTGTTTCCGGGATGGAAAGTTCAGGGCGATGACATCGCCGCCCACCTTGCTGACCGTTCCAAGAATGCCAAATCAAGTCAAAGTGCAACTGGATTACAACAAAGGGACAGTGTCTTTTTTAGACCCTGTAGATGAAACACTCATTtatgcatttacacacacattcacagaagCTTTAATTCCATATTTTTATACACAGTGCGTTCATCCATTGAGAATAATGCCACAGAAGGTACTTGTCACAATGTTGCGTCAATAA
- the tubb4bl gene encoding tubulin beta-4B chain: protein MREIVHLQAGQCGNQIGAKFWEVISDEHGIDPTGTYHGDSDLQLDRISVYYNEATGGKYVPRAILVDLEPGTMDSVRSGPFGQIFRPDNFVFGQSGAGNNWAKGHYTEGAELVDSVLDVVRKEAESCDCLQGFQLTHSLGGGTGSGMGTLLISKIREEYPDRIMNTFSVVPSPKVSDTVVEPYNATLSVHQLVENTDETYCIDNEALYDICFRTLKLTTPTYGDLNHLVSATMSGVTTCLRFPGQLNADLRKLAVNMVPFPRLHFFMPGFAPLTSRGSQQYRSLSVPELTQQMFDAKNMMAACDPRHGRYLTVAAVFRGRMSMKEVDEQMLNVQNKNSSYFVEWIPNNVKTAVCDIPPRGLKMAATFIGNSTAIQELFKRISEQFTAMFRRKAFLHWYTGEGMDEMEFTEAESNMNDLVSEYQQYQDATAEEGEFEEEGEEEVA from the exons ATGCGCGAAATTGTGCATTTGCAGGCCGGCCAGTGCGGAAATCAGATCGGAGCCAAG TTCTGGGAGGTGATCAGTGATGAGCATGGCATTGATCCCACCGGTACCTACCATGGTGACAGCGACCTGCAGCTCGACAGGATCAGCGTCTATTACAATGAGGCCACAG GTGGGAAGTATGTGCCCCGAGCCATCCTGGTGGATCTGGAGCCTGGTACGATGGACTCAGTCAGATCCGGTCCCTTCGGGCAGATCTTCAGACCCGACAACTTCGTTTTTG GTCAGAGCGGAGCTGGAAACAACTGGGCCAAGGGCCACTACACTGAGGGAGCCGAGCTGGTGGACTCCGTCCTGGATGTAGTGAGGAAAGAGGCTGAGAGCTGCGATTGCCTCCAGGGCTTCCAGCTCACTCACTCCCTGGGTGGGGGTACTGGCTCTGGTATGGGCACCCTGCTCATCAGCAAGATCCGCGAGGAGTACCCTGACCGCATCATGAACACCTTCAGCGTGGTGCCTTCTCCCAAGGTGTCTGACACTGTGGTGGAGCCATACAATGCTACTCTCTCTGTACACCAGCTGGTAGAGAACACAGATGAGACCTACTGTATTGACAATGAAGCTCTCTATGATATCTGCTTCCGCACTCTCAAGCTCACCACCCCCACTTATGGAGATCTCAACCATTTGGTGTCTGCCACCATGAGCGGGGTGACCACCTGTCTGCGTTTCCCTGGCCAGCTCAACGCTGACCTCCGTAAACTGGCTGTCAACATGGTTCCCTTCCCCCGTCTGCACTTCTTCATGCCAGGCTTCGCCCCCCTCACCAGCAGGGGCAGCCAACAGTATCGCTCCCTGTCTGTGCCCGAGCTCACCCAGCAGATGTTCGATGCCAAAAACATGATGGCTGCCTGCGACCCACGTCACGGCCGCTACCTCACTGTGGCCGCAGTGTTCAGGGGCCGCATGTCCATGAAGGAGGTGGATGAGCAGATGTTGAATGTCCAGAACAAGAACAGCAGCTACTTTGTCGAATGGATCCCGAACAACGTGAAGACCGCCGTCTGTGACATCCCACCCCGTGGCCTCAAGATGGCTGCCACTTTTATTGGCAACAGCACGGCCATTCAGGAGCTGTTCAAGCGTATCTCTGAACAGTTCACCGCCATGTTCCGCCGTAAGGCCTTCCTTCACTGGTACACCGGTGAGGGCATGGATGAGATGGAGTTTACCGAGGCCGAAAGCAACATGAACGACCTGGTGTCCGAGTACCAGCAATACCAGGATGCCACCGCAGAGGAGGGCGAGtttgaggaagagggagaggaggaggttgCCTAA